One segment of Allorhodopirellula heiligendammensis DNA contains the following:
- a CDS encoding prolyl oligopeptidase family serine peptidase: MTDSNVSHASFWVAKIACLLLALPCLAAGLHPAAAQSPPSAAMPTTPAITYPPSPTSDQVDDYHGRSIADPYRWLEDVESVETEAWVTAENEVTQNYLRKLPAREPMRARLEELWNYARYGMPVQRGGKYFFTHNDGLQNQSVLYVVAADVSADQIDNQRSVLIDPNTLSEDGTIALGSWHPSDDGRLLAYSIADGGSDWRTWRVRDVATGQDTDDVVSWSKFSGIAWTPNGDGFYYARYAQPSAGEELTGTNENQMLYLHRLGTPQDDDVLVYARPDEPQWGFSPTVTEDGRYLVIENWKGTQPKTQVFVRDLQQEDAKVQKIISGFDADYRFFASLDSTLYFLTDLDAPRRRVIAIDVAQADNLPAGSEQGDRSKWRSIIAQGDDTLEDVSLLGDSFYASYLSDALSKVVRYDRDGQQRAEIELPGKGSVTGFGGRQDATETFFSFSNYVTPPSLHRVDVATGKSELWLQPQVPFDVNDYITEQVFCTSKDGTRVPILITRHRDQRNDGSNRTLLYAYGGFNISLTPEYSPAIAAWLDNGGVYAVANLRGGGEYGSAWHEAGMRLNKQNVFDDFIAAAEHLIDTGITRREKLAIRGGSNGGLLVGAVMTQRPDLFAACLPAVGVMDMLRYHKFTIGWAWASEYGSSDEADQIDNLLSYSPLHNLTAGTCYPATLITTADRDDRVVPGHSFKFAAALQAAQGCEKPVLIRIETRAGHGAGTPTSKKIDEYADLWAFLIENM, translated from the coding sequence ATGACAGATTCCAACGTTTCACATGCCAGCTTTTGGGTGGCAAAGATCGCGTGTCTCCTGCTCGCGCTTCCCTGCCTCGCTGCTGGTCTTCATCCCGCCGCTGCCCAATCCCCCCCCTCAGCCGCCATGCCTACCACTCCCGCAATCACCTATCCGCCGAGCCCCACCAGCGACCAGGTGGATGACTATCACGGCCGTTCCATTGCCGATCCGTATCGCTGGCTCGAAGATGTCGAGAGCGTAGAAACCGAAGCCTGGGTTACCGCTGAAAATGAAGTGACTCAAAACTACCTCCGCAAGCTGCCCGCGCGTGAACCGATGCGAGCGCGACTCGAGGAACTCTGGAACTACGCTCGATACGGGATGCCTGTCCAACGTGGTGGCAAGTACTTCTTCACGCATAACGATGGATTGCAAAATCAAAGCGTGCTGTACGTGGTGGCGGCAGACGTTTCGGCGGATCAAATCGATAACCAACGCTCTGTTTTGATTGATCCCAATACACTCAGCGAAGATGGCACGATCGCGTTGGGGTCGTGGCACCCCAGCGACGATGGGCGCTTGCTGGCATACTCGATCGCCGATGGTGGCAGCGACTGGCGGACATGGCGAGTCCGCGATGTCGCAACCGGTCAAGACACCGATGATGTGGTGAGCTGGTCTAAGTTCAGTGGCATTGCATGGACGCCCAACGGGGACGGTTTTTACTACGCCCGCTACGCCCAGCCGAGTGCAGGTGAAGAGCTCACCGGTACGAATGAGAATCAAATGCTGTACCTGCATCGATTGGGCACGCCCCAAGACGACGATGTGCTCGTCTACGCGCGTCCCGATGAGCCACAGTGGGGATTCTCACCAACGGTCACCGAAGACGGACGCTATCTCGTGATCGAGAACTGGAAGGGCACCCAGCCCAAAACACAGGTCTTCGTACGCGATCTGCAACAGGAGGACGCTAAGGTACAGAAAATCATTTCAGGCTTTGACGCCGATTATCGTTTTTTCGCATCGCTCGACTCGACGCTCTACTTCCTCACTGATCTCGATGCTCCGCGACGGCGCGTGATCGCGATCGACGTGGCGCAAGCCGACAACCTACCCGCGGGCAGCGAACAGGGCGATCGATCGAAGTGGCGGTCGATTATCGCGCAAGGCGACGACACCCTCGAAGACGTCTCGCTGCTCGGCGATTCGTTCTATGCCAGCTATCTCAGTGACGCCCTGAGCAAAGTGGTGCGATACGACCGTGATGGTCAACAAAGGGCAGAGATCGAATTACCTGGCAAAGGATCCGTGACGGGTTTTGGGGGCCGACAAGATGCTACCGAGACATTCTTCTCATTCAGCAACTATGTCACACCACCGAGCTTGCACCGCGTCGACGTGGCCACTGGCAAGAGCGAACTGTGGCTGCAACCGCAGGTGCCCTTCGACGTCAACGATTACATCACCGAGCAGGTCTTCTGCACTAGCAAGGATGGCACGCGCGTACCAATCTTGATCACGCGTCATCGCGATCAGCGCAACGACGGCAGCAATCGCACGTTGCTCTACGCATACGGTGGTTTCAACATTTCATTGACACCCGAATACTCTCCAGCGATCGCGGCGTGGTTAGACAACGGCGGCGTGTACGCCGTTGCCAACCTTCGCGGCGGTGGCGAATACGGTAGCGCGTGGCACGAAGCTGGGATGCGTTTGAACAAGCAAAACGTATTCGATGACTTCATTGCTGCCGCAGAACACCTCATCGACACCGGAATCACCCGACGTGAAAAGCTCGCCATTCGTGGCGGCAGCAACGGGGGACTGCTCGTCGGTGCCGTGATGACACAGCGACCCGATCTGTTCGCAGCGTGCTTGCCGGCCGTCGGTGTGATGGACATGCTGCGCTACCACAAATTCACGATCGGATGGGCTTGGGCGAGCGAGTACGGCAGCAGTGATGAGGCCGATCAAATCGACAATCTCCTGTCGTACAGTCCGCTCCATAACCTGACCGCCGGAACGTGCTATCCGGCGACCCTGATTACGACTGCTGATCGCGATGACCGCGTGGTGCCAGGGCACAGTTTTAAGTTTGCCGCGGCTTTGCAAGCGGCCCAGGGCTGCGAAAAACCCGTGCTGATTCGCATCGAAACTCGTGCCGGCCATGGTGCCGGCACGCCGACGAGCAAGAAAATCGATGAGTACGCCGACCTGTGGGCATTCCTCATCGAAAACATGTGA
- a CDS encoding site-2 protease family protein, translating into MFLQAPDESPYDLNFMIFGFPVRVAWSFWIGAVVIGHSFASMFDAGLRELSPGIFPLLFLWTACLFVSILIHELGHAFAFRYYSTESSIVLYHFGGLAIPSSMRSRGDDGFVNAFSPPRLSESADLLIALAGPVAQLGSAFVLAGAVRAFGYQVAAFGSMPWPLSQLDGVFDGRPIESIALLTMVFFYVFPSVLWALLNLVPVFPLDGGRVMRSLVLLSGDRSDTWLWISMISAGAVAFYALTQGHQPIMGLLFLSLGFGNYQMMQNPYR; encoded by the coding sequence ATGTTTCTGCAAGCACCCGATGAGTCTCCGTACGACCTGAACTTCATGATCTTCGGGTTCCCTGTCCGCGTTGCATGGTCGTTTTGGATCGGCGCGGTCGTGATTGGTCACAGTTTCGCATCGATGTTCGATGCCGGCCTGCGGGAGCTCAGCCCAGGTATTTTTCCATTGCTGTTCCTGTGGACGGCGTGCTTGTTCGTATCAATTTTGATCCACGAACTCGGCCACGCTTTCGCGTTTCGCTACTACTCCACGGAGAGTTCGATCGTGCTGTATCACTTCGGTGGCTTAGCGATCCCATCGAGCATGCGCAGCCGAGGTGATGACGGTTTCGTGAACGCCTTTTCGCCACCACGATTGAGTGAGAGCGCTGATCTATTGATTGCCTTGGCGGGCCCCGTCGCGCAACTGGGTTCGGCATTCGTACTGGCAGGCGCCGTTCGTGCGTTTGGTTATCAGGTTGCTGCGTTCGGTAGCATGCCATGGCCACTGAGCCAACTCGATGGCGTATTCGATGGTCGACCGATTGAGAGTATCGCACTCTTGACGATGGTTTTCTTCTACGTGTTCCCAAGTGTCCTTTGGGCACTCTTGAATTTGGTTCCCGTGTTTCCACTCGATGGTGGTCGTGTGATGCGCTCGCTCGTCTTGCTCAGTGGCGACCGCAGTGACACGTGGTTGTGGATCAGCATGATCAGCGCTGGTGCTGTTGCCTTCTATGCACTCACCCAAGGTCATCAACCGATCATGGGACTGCTGTTCTTGTCACTTGGCTTCGGCAACTATCAGATGATGCAGAACCCATATCGATGA
- a CDS encoding DUF4430 domain-containing protein, which translates to MKWHPQKISRSAHAIRSVVIMSSCIAMLLACGCRVESPPQSTTTPSSASQDTDADSGSSKTELVTLEIYKPSTGSGENSTKSEVAEFTESFAATSGTTLEEIMRKMEQPKIVITGSGATAFVQSIDGVATNSSRGWTFTVDDEFANVGIGSLKLTPPQTIRWRFTTLEEATK; encoded by the coding sequence ATGAAATGGCACCCTCAGAAGATATCTCGCTCCGCTCATGCCATCCGGTCGGTCGTGATCATGTCGAGCTGTATCGCAATGTTGCTTGCCTGCGGGTGTCGCGTTGAGTCGCCCCCCCAATCCACAACGACGCCATCCTCAGCTTCGCAGGACACCGATGCCGACTCGGGGTCCTCCAAAACAGAATTAGTAACGCTGGAAATCTACAAACCCAGCACTGGCAGTGGCGAGAATTCGACGAAGTCGGAGGTTGCTGAATTTACCGAGTCGTTCGCCGCTACCTCCGGTACGACGCTCGAAGAGATTATGCGTAAGATGGAGCAGCCGAAGATTGTCATCACCGGCAGTGGCGCCACCGCGTTTGTGCAGAGCATCGATGGTGTGGCGACCAATTCATCACGTGGCTGGACGTTCACCGTTGATGATGAATTCGCCAACGTCGGAATCGGATCGTTGAAGCTGACACCTCCCCAAACGATCCGCTGGCGATTCACGACGTTGGAGGAGGCAACGAAGTAG
- a CDS encoding 2-hydroxyacid dehydrogenase — MTRELPGSALTRLQQSHQVSIWPHRTPPTPAELLDNVAGCHGLLTLLSDRIDERVMEAAGSGLQVISNYAVGYNNIDLAAAGRRGIRVGNTPDVLTDATADLAVTLLLAAARRVKEASDEVRSGQWQTWEPAGLLGRELRGKTLGVVGIGRIGTAFAQRMVGGWNMKLLYTSRSPQAEVDEKLGGRRVELDELLRESDFVSVHVALCEETRHLIDAAALANMKPSAILVNTARGEIIDQEALVQALREEVIFAAALDVTTPEPLPPSHPLVGLPNALVLPHIGSATDTARHEMAEIAVDNVLAGMSGQALRCEVPLA; from the coding sequence GTGACACGCGAGCTTCCCGGTTCCGCGCTCACCCGACTCCAGCAATCGCATCAGGTTTCGATTTGGCCGCATCGGACACCGCCGACGCCGGCCGAACTGCTCGACAACGTCGCGGGATGCCACGGCTTGCTGACGTTACTGAGTGACCGCATTGACGAGCGCGTGATGGAAGCGGCGGGATCGGGACTGCAGGTGATCAGCAATTACGCCGTTGGCTACAATAACATTGATCTCGCCGCCGCGGGCCGTCGTGGTATCCGTGTGGGCAACACCCCCGATGTGCTGACCGACGCGACCGCGGATTTAGCCGTGACCCTGCTACTGGCGGCAGCGCGGCGGGTGAAGGAGGCCTCGGATGAGGTGCGTAGTGGGCAGTGGCAAACCTGGGAACCCGCTGGGCTGCTCGGGCGCGAACTCCGTGGGAAAACATTGGGAGTGGTCGGGATCGGCAGAATTGGCACCGCGTTCGCACAGCGGATGGTCGGCGGTTGGAACATGAAACTGCTCTACACATCGCGTTCGCCACAGGCGGAGGTGGACGAAAAACTCGGGGGCCGCCGGGTCGAGCTCGACGAATTGCTTCGCGAGAGTGACTTCGTCTCCGTTCACGTGGCGTTGTGCGAGGAAACGCGTCACCTGATCGACGCGGCAGCGTTGGCAAACATGAAACCCTCCGCCATTCTCGTTAACACTGCCCGCGGTGAGATTATCGATCAAGAAGCGCTAGTGCAGGCGCTGCGCGAGGAGGTCATTTTTGCCGCAGCACTTGATGTGACGACACCGGAACCGCTGCCGCCCTCGCACCCGCTCGTGGGGCTTCCCAACGCTCTCGTCCTGCCGCATATCGGCAGTGCCACCGATACCGCCCGTCATGAGATGGCTGAAATCGCGGTCGACAATGTGCTGGCAGGTATGAGCGGCCAAGCACTGCGATGCGAGGTGCCCCTTGCCTAA
- a CDS encoding class I SAM-dependent methyltransferase, with product MKRLPTSRSQRGYDRLARFYQPLEWLVYGDRLQSARTALIAELPRWDRLLVLGDGDGRLLERLVADQIHSLTRRDVRGTGNGMGTGRDEVKQARDWKVTSVDQSTRMLRRQRSRTARLVGTDHIEFIRADAVSFTPQKQAYDVIVTPFFLDCFGEAELDVLLPQWLRGLRPGGTLYHVDFIVPRQAWQRARAQALLWAMHAFFRWQTGLKNRSLVDTESAIERCGLRKAAEHISGSGMLASQIWRCRPMPNGTRPTSM from the coding sequence ATGAAGCGGCTGCCGACATCGCGTTCGCAGCGTGGGTATGACCGCTTAGCGCGGTTCTACCAGCCGCTGGAATGGCTGGTTTACGGCGACCGCCTCCAGTCCGCTCGGACTGCCCTGATCGCTGAGCTTCCACGCTGGGATCGGCTGCTGGTTCTCGGTGATGGCGACGGCCGACTCCTGGAACGGCTCGTGGCCGATCAAATCCACTCGCTCACGCGCAGGGATGTCAGGGGGACGGGCAACGGCATGGGCACTGGGCGAGACGAAGTCAAGCAGGCACGCGATTGGAAGGTCACCAGCGTGGATCAGAGCACGCGGATGCTCAGACGGCAGCGTTCCCGTACTGCGAGGCTAGTCGGTACAGATCATATCGAGTTCATTCGCGCGGACGCTGTCAGCTTTACGCCGCAGAAGCAGGCGTACGATGTCATCGTGACGCCATTCTTTTTGGACTGCTTCGGGGAGGCGGAGTTGGACGTTCTCCTACCGCAATGGCTGAGGGGACTGCGTCCGGGAGGCACGCTCTACCACGTCGATTTCATCGTTCCCAGACAGGCTTGGCAGCGTGCGCGAGCACAGGCTTTGTTGTGGGCGATGCACGCTTTTTTTCGCTGGCAAACAGGCCTTAAGAATCGTTCGCTCGTCGACACGGAATCAGCCATCGAGCGATGTGGGTTACGCAAGGCCGCTGAACACATCAGTGGCAGCGGCATGCTGGCATCTCAAATCTGGCGTTGTCGCCCCATGCCTAACGGCACGCGGCCCACGTCAATGTAA
- a CDS encoding glycerate kinase type-2 family protein yields the protein MRDLRRDGTQIFEAGVDAVRGDQLIRDCVRLDDQHLWLGTTGIPRDAFDRLIVVGAGKASGAMAVGLVQALSQPAGGAEVGDSTSCSSVDARTRKFRSMSSPSHSSPSPRVAHPCRGEGGDRRFEIIGQVNVPAGGESVPEGLDWPADLRLFPARPASINEPTTAAIAGTDRILELANAAGDRDLVIALISGGGSALLCRPVAGVTLDEKLAVIRHLSSHGASITELNTVRKHLSEVKGGGLARAAAAATLVTLVLSDVLGDPLDLIASGPTVPDRSSADDALQLLAKFDPNRQLPAAVYQAITARQAASRSELVVDRAAVRITARGADRGMESPIIVLGNNAVAVDAAGVMASSIGYVPDTRSARCGEGLAETVGEELAERVLTMLRNHDVSDAPRAVVTGGEPVVRLADDAIRGRGGRNQQLVLAAYRWLLGAGLTNDQWQRLLILSGGTDGEDGPTDAAGAFIDGAVHDHALELGLAPDEFLRCNNAYAFFEQTGGLLITGPTGTNVCDLRVALVMRSTER from the coding sequence ATGCGAGACTTGCGCCGAGATGGCACGCAGATTTTCGAAGCGGGCGTCGATGCGGTGCGAGGCGACCAGCTGATTCGGGACTGCGTGCGACTGGACGACCAGCATCTGTGGCTGGGCACGACCGGCATCCCACGGGACGCCTTCGATCGCTTGATCGTCGTGGGTGCGGGGAAGGCGAGTGGTGCGATGGCCGTGGGGCTGGTGCAAGCCTTGTCGCAGCCCGCCGGTGGAGCTGAGGTGGGTGATTCAACAAGCTGTTCGAGCGTCGACGCCAGGACGCGTAAGTTCCGTTCCATGTCATCCCCCTCCCATTCATCCCCGTCACCTCGCGTTGCTCATCCCTGCCGGGGGGAGGGTGGAGATCGCCGCTTCGAGATCATCGGCCAAGTCAACGTACCGGCCGGTGGTGAGTCCGTTCCCGAGGGACTGGACTGGCCAGCGGATCTGAGGCTGTTCCCAGCCCGACCGGCGTCGATCAATGAACCGACGACAGCGGCGATCGCGGGGACGGACCGCATCTTGGAGCTAGCCAACGCAGCCGGTGACCGGGACCTGGTCATTGCGCTGATCTCCGGTGGCGGCAGCGCGCTGCTATGTCGGCCGGTCGCGGGCGTCACACTCGACGAGAAGCTGGCGGTGATCCGGCACCTCAGCAGCCATGGCGCCAGCATCACGGAGCTGAACACGGTCCGCAAGCATCTCAGTGAGGTCAAAGGTGGCGGGCTGGCACGGGCGGCGGCCGCCGCGACGCTGGTGACGTTGGTGCTGTCGGACGTACTCGGTGATCCGCTCGATCTAATCGCCTCGGGACCGACGGTACCCGATCGCTCGTCGGCTGATGATGCGCTGCAGTTGCTTGCCAAGTTCGATCCCAACCGACAATTGCCCGCGGCGGTGTACCAGGCAATCACCGCTAGGCAGGCCGCCTCACGCAGCGAGCTCGTCGTTGATCGTGCGGCGGTCAGAATCACGGCCCGCGGCGCGGACCGTGGCATGGAGTCACCGATCATCGTGCTCGGTAACAACGCCGTCGCGGTCGATGCCGCCGGTGTCATGGCATCGTCCATCGGATATGTACCGGACACTCGATCGGCGCGCTGCGGGGAGGGACTGGCTGAGACGGTTGGCGAGGAGCTTGCCGAACGCGTGTTGACGATGCTTCGCAATCACGATGTTTCGGACGCGCCGCGGGCCGTAGTCACAGGTGGAGAACCGGTGGTGCGATTGGCTGATGATGCGATCCGGGGGCGAGGTGGACGGAATCAGCAGTTGGTACTAGCCGCCTATCGATGGCTGTTGGGAGCAGGGTTAACGAACGACCAGTGGCAACGACTCTTGATCTTGTCCGGTGGCACGGATGGTGAAGACGGGCCGACCGACGCAGCGGGTGCATTCATCGATGGTGCAGTGCACGATCACGCGCTGGAACTGGGGTTGGCTCCCGATGAGTTCTTGCGGTGCAACAACGCATATGCGTTCTTCGAGCAAACGGGCGGCTTGCTGATCACAGGTCCGACCGGCACGAACGTGTGTGACCTGCGTGTGGCGTTGGTGATGCGATCGACTGAGCGGTGA
- a CDS encoding GspE/PulE family protein, with translation MGKTIQDFTDLLLQEGVISLDQLSEAEEIARNTKAEIGDALIKLEYATPEEVAQATAKFHKIPYVDLRSIRIHESVIELVPESVARENMVLPYKDEDNALTILIANPFDLETIEKLRFILNRKIETALAPKEAINGAINQYYGQVEGESADSMLQEFTDTAIDFTETDGGSDGVDDGGGDDDSAPVIRLVNLMIAEAVQLRASDIHVEPFEDRVRIRYRIDGVCVEREAAPRRMLAAVIARIKILSKIDISEKRRPTDGRIKITVGDKQLDLRVSIIPTNHGQSCVMRLLDKDNIKVGTRQLGLSERDFRNFNSLIKRPNGIILVTGPTGSGKTTTLYASLNALNRPDRKIITAEDPVEYYLPGINQVEVRHSIGLDFARIIRAMLRQAPNIILVGEMRDHETASMGIQASLTGHLVFSTLHTNDAPSAISRMVDIGVPSYMVASSVIAVLAQRLVRTICPRCKVRYQPPESVIKDSQLPPEMLAQAEFSRGKGCTYCGRSGYRGRIGIYELMLVNNRLRELMFKGTTTNVVREEAIKNGMSTLYADGMLKVIRGITTFEEVYRVAKQTEQEDIALGHIAKDLASL, from the coding sequence ATGGGCAAAACCATCCAAGATTTCACCGATCTCCTGCTCCAAGAAGGCGTTATCAGCCTCGACCAACTCTCCGAAGCAGAGGAAATTGCCCGCAATACCAAGGCTGAAATCGGCGATGCGTTGATCAAACTTGAGTACGCCACCCCCGAAGAGGTGGCTCAAGCGACCGCCAAGTTCCACAAAATCCCTTATGTTGATCTCCGCTCCATTCGGATTCACGAATCCGTTATCGAGCTGGTGCCTGAATCGGTCGCCCGCGAAAACATGGTGCTGCCCTACAAGGACGAAGACAACGCACTGACCATCCTGATTGCAAATCCCTTCGATCTCGAAACGATTGAGAAACTGCGTTTCATCCTCAATCGCAAGATCGAGACCGCGCTGGCCCCCAAAGAAGCCATCAACGGGGCCATCAACCAGTACTACGGGCAGGTCGAAGGTGAATCCGCTGACTCGATGCTGCAAGAATTCACCGATACGGCGATCGACTTCACCGAAACCGATGGCGGTAGCGATGGGGTGGACGATGGCGGTGGTGACGATGATTCCGCCCCCGTGATCCGCTTGGTCAATCTGATGATCGCCGAAGCCGTGCAGCTGCGGGCCAGTGACATCCACGTGGAGCCCTTCGAGGACCGCGTGCGGATCCGCTACCGCATCGACGGCGTCTGCGTCGAGCGGGAAGCGGCCCCCCGCCGGATGCTCGCCGCCGTCATCGCCCGCATCAAAATTCTCTCGAAAATCGACATCTCCGAAAAACGACGCCCCACCGATGGGCGGATTAAAATCACCGTCGGCGACAAACAGCTCGATCTGCGGGTCAGCATCATCCCCACCAACCACGGCCAGTCCTGCGTGATGCGGCTGCTCGATAAGGACAATATCAAGGTTGGTACCCGGCAACTCGGCCTCTCCGAACGCGACTTCCGGAACTTCAACTCGCTGATCAAGCGGCCCAACGGGATCATCCTGGTCACCGGCCCCACCGGGTCGGGGAAGACTACGACGCTGTACGCCTCCCTGAACGCACTCAACCGGCCCGACCGCAAGATCATCACCGCCGAGGACCCGGTCGAATACTACCTGCCGGGGATCAATCAGGTGGAGGTGCGACACAGCATCGGCCTCGACTTTGCCCGCATCATTCGGGCCATGCTCCGCCAGGCCCCCAACATCATACTCGTCGGGGAAATGCGTGATCACGAGACCGCATCGATGGGAATCCAGGCTTCATTAACTGGACACTTGGTATTCAGTACACTACACACGAACGATGCGCCCAGCGCCATATCACGCATGGTGGACATTGGTGTACCATCCTACATGGTGGCAAGTTCGGTGATCGCGGTGCTGGCCCAGCGTTTGGTGCGGACCATTTGCCCACGCTGCAAGGTGCGGTACCAGCCACCTGAAAGCGTGATCAAGGATTCGCAACTGCCGCCCGAGATGCTGGCTCAAGCCGAGTTCAGCAGAGGCAAAGGCTGCACCTACTGCGGGCGGTCGGGCTACCGTGGCCGGATCGGTATCTACGAACTGATGCTGGTCAACAACCGGCTACGTGAACTGATGTTCAAAGGCACGACGACCAACGTCGTCCGCGAGGAGGCGATCAAGAACGGCATGTCCACGCTCTACGCCGACGGGATGCTCAAGGTAATTCGCGGAATCACCACGTTTGAGGAGGTTTACCGCGTCGCCAAACAGACCGAGCAGGAAGACATCGCACTGGGCCACATCGCCAAAGATCTGGCGTCGCTGTAA
- a CDS encoding tetratricopeptide repeat protein, which translates to MNRTSIIAESAATHDRSLVQRILVCFILLGGIGHGTLARTVAAQEVQEAPPTETEAPTETEESPADEAPEQPADESTATPEPPLAPPPVNAEIDPGQADLDEAVLKRIAAESNGDLEAVAALIESSLAKGLSEENRSFARKMLGSVQLQRGQGLAGAMVRLRGRQQLMARAEAIRALTDAIKYDAELAEAHMLIAQLNLLPDGDTDVIQKSTTAAIKLYEDNPTEQSKAYLLRAVTQTDAGKKLADLNAAIKADPNNTGALRERAGARLQAGKVNGAVEDLQRVLEIDPTNQQIAQATVQQLVDLDRADDAVALLSKTIAASPSEGLYRLRAILYRMLGDKEDEALADLNKALAMQPKDPLALLQRAELSLSRDDVKSAKQDLKSAIDIAPQVEQIDQAIVVRCFIAIEEGRMADAINDMQILIERNPNDTFRQIQLASLYLQDDRPRQAIETLTDVLDKEPDNAAVLRSRADAYLAVGEHAEAIADYEQALQKIGKQDDEENKVILSGILNNLAWVLATSPQDDVRDGKRAIELGLRAVKLTDESEAHILSTLAAGYAENGDFENAIKWSKKAVEQGKQQENEQLDQLEQELESYEKNEPWREKQETEENQLPILAPEDLIDT; encoded by the coding sequence ATGAATCGAACATCAATCATAGCGGAATCTGCGGCTACCCACGACCGATCGCTCGTGCAGCGGATACTCGTTTGTTTCATCTTGCTCGGCGGGATTGGCCATGGCACGCTCGCCCGGACTGTCGCTGCCCAGGAAGTCCAGGAGGCGCCCCCCACTGAAACCGAAGCCCCTACTGAAACTGAAGAGTCGCCCGCCGATGAGGCCCCAGAACAACCTGCTGACGAATCGACGGCAACGCCCGAGCCACCGCTGGCCCCACCACCGGTCAATGCTGAAATCGATCCGGGACAGGCTGATCTTGATGAAGCAGTGCTGAAACGGATTGCTGCGGAATCCAACGGCGACCTCGAAGCGGTTGCGGCACTGATTGAATCGTCGCTCGCCAAGGGACTCAGTGAAGAAAACCGTTCATTCGCTCGCAAAATGCTCGGCAGCGTCCAACTCCAACGCGGTCAAGGTCTCGCCGGCGCCATGGTGCGTTTGCGAGGTCGACAACAACTCATGGCTCGCGCTGAAGCCATTCGAGCTCTGACTGACGCGATCAAATACGACGCCGAGCTAGCCGAAGCCCACATGTTGATCGCCCAGCTCAACCTGCTGCCCGATGGTGATACCGATGTGATCCAAAAGTCGACCACCGCAGCGATCAAGCTCTACGAAGACAACCCCACGGAACAGAGCAAGGCGTATTTACTCCGCGCCGTCACGCAAACCGACGCGGGTAAAAAGCTAGCTGACCTCAATGCTGCCATTAAGGCGGATCCCAACAACACTGGTGCTCTGCGGGAACGCGCTGGCGCACGACTGCAGGCTGGCAAGGTCAACGGCGCCGTCGAAGACCTCCAACGCGTGCTCGAAATCGACCCCACCAATCAACAAATTGCTCAAGCCACGGTCCAGCAGCTCGTTGATCTGGATCGCGCCGACGATGCGGTGGCGTTGCTGAGTAAGACGATTGCGGCGAGCCCCAGCGAAGGTCTCTATCGGCTTCGCGCGATCCTGTACCGCATGCTTGGCGACAAGGAAGACGAGGCACTCGCAGACCTCAATAAGGCGCTCGCCATGCAACCCAAAGACCCCCTGGCACTCTTGCAACGAGCAGAACTGTCACTTAGCCGCGATGATGTCAAATCGGCCAAACAGGATCTCAAGTCCGCCATTGACATCGCGCCCCAAGTCGAACAGATCGATCAAGCCATCGTGGTGCGCTGCTTTATCGCGATCGAGGAAGGGCGCATGGCCGATGCGATCAATGACATGCAAATTTTGATCGAACGCAATCCAAACGATACGTTCCGTCAAATTCAATTGGCAAGTCTGTATCTCCAAGACGATCGGCCTCGGCAAGCTATCGAGACACTCACCGATGTTCTCGACAAAGAACCCGATAACGCCGCCGTTCTCCGGTCGCGTGCCGACGCGTACCTCGCCGTGGGCGAGCATGCCGAAGCGATTGCCGACTACGAGCAAGCCCTTCAGAAAATAGGCAAGCAAGATGACGAGGAAAACAAAGTAATTTTGTCGGGAATCTTGAACAATCTCGCCTGGGTGTTGGCCACATCGCCGCAGGATGACGTTCGCGACGGCAAGCGTGCCATCGAACTGGGCCTGCGAGCGGTCAAACTCACCGACGAATCGGAAGCCCACATCCTCAGCACGCTGGCCGCCGGCTACGCCGAGAACGGTGATTTCGAGAATGCCATTAAATGGAGCAAGAAAGCCGTCGAGCAAGGCAAGCAGCAAGAGAACGAACAGCTCGATCAACTCGAGCAAGAACTTGAGTCTTATGAAAAGAATGAGCCGTGGCGAGAAAAGCAGGAGACCGAAGAAAATCAACTTCCCATCCTCGCTCCTGAAGACCTGATCGATACCTGA